One window from the genome of Enterobacteriaceae bacterium Kacie_13 encodes:
- a CDS encoding cold-shock protein, protein MSKKMGQVKWFNESKGFGFIEQTDGGKDVFVHFSAIATDGFKTLAEGQRVEYTIQDSPRGPAAANVIAL, encoded by the coding sequence ATGTCTAAGAAAATGGGTCAGGTTAAGTGGTTCAATGAAAGCAAAGGTTTTGGTTTTATTGAGCAGACTGATGGCGGTAAAGATGTCTTCGTACATTTCTCTGCAATCGCGACCGATGGTTTCAAAACTCTGGCCGAAGGTCAGCGTGTAGAATACACCATTCAGGATAGCCCGCGCGGTCCTGCTGCTGCTAACGTTATTGCTCTCTGA
- the ihfB gene encoding integration host factor subunit beta, with protein MTKSELIERLAGQHSHIPAKAVEDAVKEMLEHMAATLADGERIEIRGFGSFSLHYRAPRVGRNPKTGDKVELDGKYVPHFKPGKELRDRANIYG; from the coding sequence ATGACCAAGTCTGAACTTATTGAAAGACTTGCTGGCCAGCACTCTCATATCCCGGCGAAAGCCGTTGAGGATGCAGTGAAAGAGATGCTTGAACATATGGCTGCAACCTTGGCTGATGGTGAACGCATCGAGATCCGTGGGTTTGGCAGTTTTTCTCTTCACTACCGTGCTCCGCGTGTTGGGCGCAACCCTAAAACTGGCGACAAAGTTGAGCTGGATGGCAAGTATGTCCCTCACTTCAAGCCGGGCAAAGAGCTGCGTGATCGCGCGAACATTTATGGTTAA
- the msbA gene encoding lipid A ABC transporter ATP-binding protein/permease MsbA, with the protein MMNDKDLSTWQTFRRLWPMITPFKAGLIAAAIALVANAASDTFMLSLLKPLLDDGFGKADRSILLWMPLVVIGLMIVRGVSGYISSYCISWVSGKVVMHMRRRLFGHMMRMPVAFFDQQSTGTLLSRITYDSEQVASSSSSALVTVVREGASIIGLFIMMFYYSWQLSVILLVIAPIVSVVIRVVSKRFRNISKSMQNTMGQVTTSAEQMLKGHKEVLIFGGQKVETQRFDKVSNRMRQQGMRMVSASSISDPIIQLIASLALAFVLYAASFPSVMETLSAGTITVVFSSMIALMRPLKSLTNVNSQFQRGMAACQTLFSILDMEQEKDEGKLEVKRAKGDVEFKNVTFTYPGRDIPALREISFSLPEGKTVALVGRSGSGKSTIANLLTRFYDIQEGQILMDGHDLREYTLSSLRDQVALVSQNVHLFNDTIANNIAYARTDIYSREEIEKAATMAYAMDFIGKMDQGLDTVIGENGVLLSGGQRQRIAIARALLRDSPILILDEATSALDTESERAIQAALDELQKNRTSLVIAHRLSTIEKADEILVIEDGRIVERGSHSVLLEERGVYSQLYRMQFGQ; encoded by the coding sequence ATGATGAACGATAAAGATCTCTCCACGTGGCAGACATTCCGTCGCCTATGGCCGATGATCACACCTTTTAAGGCCGGGCTGATTGCTGCGGCTATTGCACTGGTTGCCAACGCCGCCAGTGATACATTCATGCTGTCTTTGCTGAAGCCACTGCTTGATGACGGGTTTGGTAAAGCCGACCGCTCAATTTTACTGTGGATGCCGCTGGTTGTTATCGGCCTGATGATTGTACGTGGCGTCAGCGGATATATTTCAAGTTACTGTATCTCATGGGTTTCAGGCAAAGTGGTCATGCATATGCGCCGCCGTCTGTTCGGCCATATGATGAGAATGCCTGTCGCTTTCTTTGACCAACAGTCTACCGGTACCTTGCTCTCGCGTATTACTTACGACTCCGAGCAGGTTGCTTCGTCTTCCTCCAGCGCGCTGGTTACTGTGGTGCGTGAAGGGGCGTCGATTATCGGGTTGTTCATCATGATGTTCTACTACAGCTGGCAGCTGTCAGTGATCCTGCTGGTGATTGCGCCGATCGTTTCTGTTGTTATCCGCGTGGTGTCAAAACGTTTTCGTAACATCAGTAAATCCATGCAGAACACCATGGGGCAAGTTACGACCAGCGCCGAGCAGATGCTGAAAGGCCACAAAGAAGTGCTTATCTTTGGTGGTCAGAAAGTCGAAACTCAGCGCTTTGATAAAGTCAGTAACCGTATGCGTCAGCAAGGCATGCGTATGGTCTCTGCTTCTTCAATTTCAGACCCTATCATTCAGCTGATTGCTTCTCTGGCTCTGGCATTCGTGCTCTATGCCGCAAGCTTCCCGTCCGTGATGGAAACGCTGAGTGCCGGTACGATCACCGTGGTGTTCTCATCGATGATCGCCCTGATGCGCCCGTTGAAATCCCTGACGAACGTGAATTCCCAGTTCCAGCGCGGTATGGCTGCCTGCCAGACACTGTTCTCTATTCTGGATATGGAGCAGGAGAAAGACGAAGGGAAACTGGAAGTGAAGCGCGCTAAAGGCGACGTTGAATTCAAAAATGTTACCTTCACTTATCCGGGTCGCGACATTCCTGCACTGCGTGAAATTTCCTTCAGCTTGCCTGAAGGAAAAACCGTGGCACTGGTAGGGCGTTCTGGTTCAGGTAAATCGACCATCGCCAACCTGCTGACGCGTTTCTATGATATCCAGGAAGGACAAATCCTGATGGATGGTCATGATCTGCGTGAGTACACATTGTCTTCATTGCGCGATCAGGTGGCGCTGGTTTCCCAGAATGTCCACCTGTTCAACGATACCATCGCCAATAACATCGCTTACGCCCGTACTGACATCTATTCCCGCGAAGAAATCGAAAAAGCGGCGACTATGGCGTATGCCATGGACTTCATCGGCAAGATGGATCAGGGGCTGGATACCGTTATCGGCGAGAATGGTGTGCTGCTTTCCGGCGGTCAACGTCAGCGTATTGCCATTGCCCGCGCATTGCTGCGTGATTCGCCAATCCTGATCCTCGATGAGGCTACCTCGGCGCTGGATACAGAATCTGAGCGTGCAATTCAGGCCGCTCTTGATGAGTTACAGAAAAACCGTACCTCACTGGTGATTGCGCATCGGTTGTCTACCATTGAAAAAGCCGATGAAATTTTGGTGATTGAAGACGGACGCATTGTTGAACGTGGTTCTCATTCGGTCCTGCTGGAAGAGCGTGGCGTTTACTCACAGCTTTACCGGATGCAGTTTGGCCAATGA
- a CDS encoding cold-shock protein, whose protein sequence is MMLKMGLVKWYNQAKGYGFICPLDGSSEIYVQRTSIANTKNKSLSAGQRVEFTTYRSVAHGPSAADVIAF, encoded by the coding sequence ATGATGTTAAAAATGGGTTTAGTTAAATGGTACAACCAGGCTAAAGGCTATGGTTTTATTTGCCCGCTCGACGGTTCTTCTGAGATTTATGTTCAGCGTACTTCCATTGCGAATACCAAAAATAAATCCCTGAGTGCCGGTCAACGTGTCGAATTCACTACGTACCGCAGCGTAGCGCACGGCCCTTCAGCGGCTGACGTTATCGCGTTCTGA
- a CDS encoding DNA internalization-related competence protein ComEC/Rec2, whose amino-acid sequence MTPLVFIAQLPSNLWLVVVCLFVWILWGSHRKIIRLAMIALLSFAWASMQGSSMIEQTLTLVGANREVIASVQSINLGQGDAKSQFFKIEKVDGKQIFPVVLFRAKWGGAETPLSAGQKWKFIASLRPVHSLLNEGGFDAQRWALAQHAPLTATIRQGEMLEGGSTFRQQFIHRVQAAMPELANTPVLIALAFGEKGLINGDEKILLQRTGVAHLVAISGLHIGIAALFGWWVARGMQFFLPVKQIDYRFPLLVSEIFLLMYTWLSGCNAPALRAALAVSLWIMLRFFRISCHPWQVWLWGVALLLLADPMNILSDSFWLSCFAVGSLVFWFQWMPLSARFQHDWYWFFLRWGHLQAGMTLLLLPLQVAIFHGLNPSSFLANMWAVPIVSMVTVPLVLMLLIFNLFPSGWMSGMQIIFWKMADHTLSLAMWGVKSFSDSWFTLAGSFLIISFTGWLAVLFWRMSDIRHRLSLLISLGVVSLCWVTRMAPERWRVDMLDVGHGLSVLISKNGKGILYDTGNRWEGGSAAEQNIAPLLRGRNIRLEQIIISHDDMDHRGGLEILQAMYPKASLRDSSYSAGHLSCIAGEHWKWEGLNFNILWPLKSTTDARNDDSCVIRVDDGTFSLLLTGDIEAGTEKALIKKERKGLQSTWLQVPHHGSNTSSSPPFLRAVQPVMAMASAARFNKWHLPAHKVVSRYIKARYDWHSTSVSGQLSIFIYNDYWAIKGLREQLIPRWYHHRFGVSEDNE is encoded by the coding sequence ATGACGCCGTTGGTGTTTATTGCTCAACTTCCCTCGAATCTGTGGCTTGTGGTGGTATGCCTTTTCGTATGGATACTATGGGGCTCACATCGAAAGATAATCAGGCTGGCGATGATCGCTTTGCTGAGTTTCGCCTGGGCCAGCATGCAGGGCAGTAGCATGATTGAGCAGACGCTCACGCTTGTGGGCGCCAATCGTGAGGTTATCGCTAGCGTGCAGAGCATTAATCTGGGGCAGGGCGATGCAAAATCTCAGTTTTTCAAAATTGAAAAGGTAGATGGAAAGCAAATTTTCCCCGTGGTGCTATTTCGTGCCAAATGGGGAGGTGCAGAAACCCCTCTCTCTGCAGGACAAAAGTGGAAATTTATCGCCAGCCTCCGTCCTGTTCACAGCCTGTTGAATGAAGGGGGATTCGATGCCCAACGCTGGGCGCTGGCGCAACATGCACCGCTGACGGCGACGATCCGGCAAGGCGAAATGTTGGAGGGCGGGAGCACGTTCCGCCAGCAATTCATCCATCGCGTACAAGCTGCAATGCCTGAACTGGCGAATACGCCGGTGCTTATTGCCTTAGCTTTTGGTGAGAAGGGATTAATTAATGGTGATGAGAAAATTTTACTGCAAAGAACCGGCGTCGCTCATCTCGTGGCGATTTCAGGTCTGCACATTGGTATTGCTGCCTTATTTGGCTGGTGGGTGGCGCGGGGAATGCAGTTTTTCCTGCCAGTAAAGCAGATTGACTACCGCTTTCCTTTACTGGTCAGCGAGATATTTCTGCTGATGTATACCTGGCTTTCAGGTTGTAATGCCCCCGCATTACGCGCCGCGCTGGCAGTCTCGCTGTGGATTATGCTGAGGTTTTTTCGTATAAGTTGCCATCCATGGCAGGTCTGGTTGTGGGGCGTCGCGTTATTATTATTGGCTGACCCGATGAATATTCTTTCGGACAGTTTCTGGCTGTCTTGCTTTGCCGTAGGGTCGCTGGTTTTCTGGTTTCAATGGATGCCGTTATCTGCACGTTTTCAGCATGACTGGTATTGGTTTTTCTTACGCTGGGGGCATCTTCAGGCGGGTATGACGCTGCTTCTGTTACCCTTACAGGTCGCGATTTTTCATGGCCTGAATCCATCGTCATTTCTGGCAAACATGTGGGCGGTTCCGATTGTGTCGATGGTGACTGTTCCGTTAGTCCTGATGCTTCTAATCTTCAATTTATTCCCTTCTGGCTGGATGTCAGGGATGCAAATCATCTTTTGGAAAATGGCGGATCACACCCTTAGCCTGGCGATGTGGGGCGTTAAATCCTTTTCAGACAGCTGGTTTACACTGGCGGGATCCTTCTTGATCATCAGTTTCACAGGCTGGCTGGCCGTTCTTTTTTGGCGAATGAGCGACATCAGGCATCGCTTATCGTTGCTGATTTCATTAGGCGTGGTCTCTCTGTGTTGGGTCACTCGCATGGCACCTGAGCGCTGGCGGGTGGATATGCTGGATGTCGGGCATGGGCTATCGGTGCTTATCAGCAAAAATGGTAAAGGAATTCTTTACGATACCGGCAATCGCTGGGAAGGGGGCTCGGCGGCTGAGCAAAATATTGCACCACTGCTGCGCGGGAGGAATATCCGGTTAGAGCAGATAATCATTAGTCATGATGATATGGATCACCGTGGAGGGCTCGAAATTTTACAGGCGATGTATCCGAAAGCGAGTCTGCGTGACAGTTCCTACTCTGCGGGGCATCTCTCTTGTATTGCCGGAGAACACTGGAAGTGGGAAGGGCTTAACTTCAACATTTTGTGGCCGTTGAAGTCGACGACGGATGCACGTAATGATGACAGTTGTGTTATTCGCGTTGATGACGGCACTTTCAGTTTGCTGTTGACGGGGGATATTGAGGCCGGTACCGAAAAAGCGTTAATCAAAAAGGAGCGAAAGGGGTTACAGTCCACTTGGCTTCAGGTGCCACATCACGGCAGCAATACGTCCTCTTCCCCCCCTTTCCTGCGGGCCGTTCAGCCGGTAATGGCAATGGCATCGGCAGCGCGATTTAATAAATGGCATCTTCCGGCGCATAAAGTTGTTAGCAGATACATCAAAGCCCGCTATGACTGGCATTCCACCTCTGTATCAGGCCAGCTGAGTATCTTCATTTATAACGATTATTGGGCAATTAAGGGCTTACGTGAGCAATTAATCCCCCGTTGGTACCACCACCGGTTTGGAGTATCAGAAGATAATGAGTAG
- the lpxK gene encoding tetraacyldisaccharide 4'-kinase has protein sequence MIERIWSGQSLLYWLLLPLSWLYGLIATIIRYSYKSGLKKSWRAPVPVVVVGNLTAGGNGKTPVVIWLVETLQLHGFRVGVVSRGYGGKSTHYPLVLSESSTTAQAGDEPVLIYQRTGAPVAVSPLRSDAVKALLAEHELDVIITDDGLQHYALKRDVEIVVVDGVRRFGNGHWLPAGPMRERASRLRSVDAIITNGGTAETGEMAMVLQPGKAVNLLTGEQRDASTLRNVVAMAGIGHPPRFFATLKQLGLPLQKEIAFADHKAYQIEQLSGLAQSDQTLLMTEKDAVKCRNFAQANWWYLPVEAKIQGRVAEKLLQRITDLILKKSH, from the coding sequence ATGATTGAGCGCATCTGGTCAGGTCAGTCACTGCTTTATTGGTTACTTCTGCCACTTTCATGGCTGTATGGACTGATCGCCACGATCATCCGTTACAGCTATAAATCAGGGCTAAAAAAAAGCTGGCGGGCACCTGTGCCCGTTGTGGTGGTCGGTAATCTGACCGCTGGAGGTAACGGTAAAACGCCGGTGGTGATCTGGCTGGTGGAAACGCTGCAACTGCATGGATTCCGCGTTGGCGTGGTATCACGCGGCTACGGTGGGAAATCAACGCACTATCCGCTGGTGCTGTCTGAAAGCTCGACGACAGCGCAGGCTGGTGATGAGCCAGTGCTGATTTATCAGCGGACGGGGGCGCCGGTTGCGGTGTCACCGCTGCGTTCTGACGCGGTTAAGGCGTTACTTGCTGAACATGAGTTAGATGTGATCATTACCGACGATGGTTTACAGCATTACGCACTTAAGCGGGATGTCGAAATTGTCGTCGTGGATGGTGTGAGGCGTTTTGGCAATGGTCACTGGTTACCGGCTGGTCCTATGCGTGAACGTGCGTCCCGTCTGCGCTCCGTGGACGCCATCATTACTAACGGTGGCACTGCGGAAACAGGTGAGATGGCGATGGTTTTACAGCCTGGTAAAGCCGTCAATCTGTTGACGGGTGAACAGCGCGATGCATCAACATTGCGTAATGTGGTGGCAATGGCCGGAATAGGGCATCCACCACGTTTTTTTGCCACGCTGAAACAATTGGGGCTGCCGTTGCAAAAAGAGATCGCTTTTGCGGACCATAAGGCCTATCAGATTGAGCAGCTTTCTGGATTGGCTCAGTCGGATCAAACGCTTCTGATGACCGAAAAAGACGCCGTGAAATGCCGTAATTTTGCGCAAGCCAACTGGTGGTATTTACCCGTTGAAGCAAAAATTCAGGGTAGAGTTGCTGAGAAATTACTGCAAAGAATCACTGATCTCATTCTTAAAAAATCGCATTGA